A genomic window from Brassica oleracea var. oleracea cultivar TO1000 chromosome C8, BOL, whole genome shotgun sequence includes:
- the LOC106307883 gene encoding calmodulin-binding protein 25 produces the protein MASSDGLASVDPWSFRQSFNIDSWLLPDPFSHDSDVLAKALHKSISDPLSPSAYFDSVAVSDLSPPQTISNVSFGSDPEIAVGGGGGGGKRKRGPGVAGGKPAKRRSRVSTKKSQTTFITADAANFRQMVQQVTGAKYNGSPHGFFAPVVKPEPHRLATRLPPSGAFDGSSTVPTLDTSSFLSNHHQETLVTELGSVSAPASSTGVGGGPAVELDSYPSFPTLESWKVM, from the coding sequence ATGGCGTCGTCTGATGGATTAGCGAGCGTTGACCCTTGGTCGTTCCGACAAAGCTTCAACATCGACTCGTGGTTACTCCCTGATCCTTTCTCTCACGACAGCGATGTACTCGCTAAAGCTCTTCACAAATCCATCTCCGATCCTCTCTCTCCTTCAGCTTACTTCGATTCCGTCGCCGTCTCCGACCTCTCACCTCCTCAAACCATCTCTAACGTCTCCTTCGGCTCAGATCCAGAGATCGCCGTCGGCGGTGGCGGTGGTGGGGGGAAGCGGAAGCGTGGTCCTGGTGTTGCCGGAGGTAAACCGGCGAAACGCCGTTCTCGAGTTTCCACCAAGAAGTCTCAGACGACGTTTATAACGGCGGACGCGGCTAACTTCCGGCAGATGGTTCAGCAAGTCACCGGCGCGAAGTATAACGGTTCTCCCCACGGCTTTTTTGCTCCGGTTGTGAAGCCGGAGCCGCATAGGCTCGCTACCAGGCTACCACCGTCTGGTGCTTTTGATGGTTCCTCTACCGTTCCGACGCTGGATACGTCGTCGTTTTTGTCTAACCATCACCAGGAGACTTTGGTAACAGAGTTGGGCTCTGTTTCAGCGCCGGCGAGTTCGACGGGTGTTGGTGGTGGACCCGCCGTGGAGTTGGATAGTTACCCGAGCTTCCCGACGCTTGAGTCGTGGAAAGTTATGTGA